The Syntrophorhabdus sp. genomic sequence CAAGGGTTCAAGGGTTCAAGGGTTCAAGGGTTCAAGGGTTCAAGGGTTCAAGGGTTCAAGGGTTCAAGGGTTCAAGGGTTCAAGGGAAAGACCGCGAAGGGGGGTCGGCTGTCAAGGGGATTCGCACACCGGCCGAAGGCGCCGGTGCCCTTTCTGTCTTTTACTCTTGAACTTTTGAACTCTTGAACTCTTGAACCTTATTTTTATGCTGCCTTCTGTCTCTTCTCCACGAGTTCCTTCATGAAGGACAAAAGGCTGAGGTCCGGTTTTGAGAATTGGCCGTCGGCACCGACGGACTGGCCTTTATGGATGAGCTTGTCCGTTATGAGAGAAGAGAAAAGGATGACGGGAATGTCTTTGAATTCCGCCGACTCCTTGATCCTCTTGCAGAGGTGGTATCCATCCATGCCGGGCATTTCTATGTCCGTGAGAACCACGTCCACGAGTTCCGTCACGGGCACACCTTTCGCGAGGGCCTTGTCTCTGAGGCTCACCAGATGGTTCCACGCCTCCTCGCCGTTGCCCACGGAGTGGACGGTAAAATGCCCGTGTTCCTCCAGGCGGGCCCGCACGTTGTGGCGTATGACGTTGGAATCGTCGGCATGGAGCACTTTGATGGGCCTGTCGAGGCTGAAATCCATCTCTGCCTCCGTGTTCGCCGAAGGGGCCTTCAAAGCCAGTTCCGGATTCAGTTCCGCGATGGCCTTCTCGAGGTCAAGGAGAAAGACAAGGTTATTCTCAAGCTCGATGACCCCCGTCACGGCATCGCTCACGTTCTCCATGTACCCGTCGAGAGGTTTTATGTCCTGCCAGGTGACGCGGTGTATCCGTGTGACGCCCGACACCATGAAGGCCGTCACGACGTTGTTGAATTCCGTTATGAGGACGTTGCAGGGTTTTGTCTCCACCCTCGTCTTTCCCAGCCAGACGGCGAGGTCTATGAGGACCACCACCTTGTTCCGATGGTTGAAAAGACCCGAAACCATCCCTTTCTTCGAATCGGGCGGGTTTATCTTGTTCTTGGGAACGGGAATGATCTCTATGACCTTCGCGACATTGACACCGTAGTAGCCGCGATACCCTTCCTCATCGATATACAGCTCCAGTATCTCAACCTCATTTGTCCCCGTTTCGAGAAGAATGTTCGACGTCCCCTGGGCCATAACCCCTCCTTTGGCTCTATCAGCACGGTAATCGGAATGCACACATCTGTATTGTTATCGGAGGATATGGGAATAGATTAAGGGGAAGAAAAAGCGGCTTGAACCGCTTGAACAGCTTGAGCTGCTTGAACGGGAAAGACCAAGGTGGGCACAATGAATACAACCCTGCTCGTATACCACCCGGTGCCGGTCCGCGATAGTTCGTTTTCATTCTTCTTAACGCTCAAGCGGTTCAAGCGGTTCAAGCGGTTTCTACTGTTCTTTCCTTGGAAAAGGTATGTCTATCGCCTTCACCGGGCATTCGGCGGCGCAGAAGCCGCATTCCTCGCAAAGGTCTTCGTCGATTATGGCCTTGCCTTCCCTGAACAGTATGGCACCGGGAGGACATACCTCCCAGCACGTCGCGCACCCTGTGCATGTTTCCTTGTCGACAACGGGGATCATCAGAGCACCATCCCTAAGCGGTATCCGTCACGGATCGCGTTCAGAAGGCGCCTCGGTTTCTTCGCGTCTCCGATGAAATACACCTCTTTCGCAAGCGATCCCGCGGTATCTTTCCATACACCTTCTTCCGGGGCCATGAGCGACGTTATGACGCTGTCGGCTTCGACAACCCCCTCGCCCGAGGGCCCCGTGACACGCACCCGACCGTCTTCCACGGAGTTGACAACGGTGCGCATCATGAAGCTGACCTTCCGTTTTCTCATGAGGGCCATGTACTGCCAGAAATAGAAGGGGTTGACATCTCTGCCGGCCTTTCCCGTCTCATCTATGACGGTGATCTCGTATTCACCGCTCCGAAGGAGGTAAACGGCAACACCAAGTCCCACGCCCCCTGCCCCCATGATGACGACCCTGGGTCCGACCTTCTCTCCCGCCGCCATCACATTGTGAGGCGTCAGGACCCCTTTCGAGACGCCTTTCATGGACGGCCCCGAGGCCACCACCAGGACGTCGGGCGCCTGTCTGCCGACCATCGCCGGGTCACAGTTGACGCCAGGCCTGATGGAAACGCCCGCCTTGCGGCAGAGCTGCTCGAGGGTCGCTATCGGTCTCAGAAGCTCCGCCGCGCCGGCATCGACACGGGAAGCTATGAGAATATTGCCGCCCAGCCCGTCGCTCTTCTCGAAGAGCGTTACCTCGTGGCCCTTGCGTGCCGCCACCTCGGCGCACTGCAGGCCCGCGGGTCCGCCGCCGACGACGACGACCTTCTTCCTCCTCTCCGCCGGCATGAACCCGTAATATCCCCAAGCGTCTTCGCCCTCGTGTCCCAGGCTGGGACGGACGGAGCACATGATGGGCTGGTGGTAGTAAAGCCGCGAGAAACAGACGTTGCAGGCGATGCAGGGGACGATCTCCCCTTCCCTTCCCTCCCTGACCTTGTTCGGAAACTCGGGGTCGGCTATCATGGGCCGGCACATCTCCACGAAGTCTATCTGTCCGCCGGCGATCGCCTTCTCGGGGATATGGGGGAGGAACTGCCGAAAGGCCATCATGACGGGAACGTCGACGGCCTTCTTCACCGCCTCCGCTATGTAAAGCCAGTGGCCCATGGGAACGTCCCTCGTGATGACGGACTGAGATGATTCGTGCCATCCCACGGTGACGCTGAGGTAATCCGCCCCGGCGTCCTCGGCTATCCTGAAGCTTTCGACGCTCTCTTCGAAGGTGTTGCCGCCCCGGTCGTCAAGAAGTTCGTGTCCACAGAGACGGATGCCCACGGGCATGTCGCCCACCTCGGCCTTCACGCCTTCGATGACCTCAACCATCAGCCGGCACCGCGCCTTCAGGTCCCCGCCGTATTCATCGGTCCTCTTGTTGGTGTAACGTGACAGAAAGGTGGAGATAAGGTAGCCGACGATACCGGAGAGCTCTATCATATCGAACCCGGCCTGTCTCGCGCGCCGGGCAGCCGCCACGTGGTCCTTGACGGCCTGTCTTATCTCTTCCTTCGTGATCTCCCGGGGTGGCTTGAAATAGGACAACTTCTGGGGCACAACGGAGGGCATGAGGCAATAATCGAGCTCGATCCCACCCTCCCTTCCGCAATGGAGTATCTGGATGCTCGAAAGGGCGCCGTTGGCACGGATCACATCGGCTATCCGCGTAAGACCGGGGATGTACCTGTCGTCATTGATGGACATCATCCCTTTGAAGCCCTTCCCTTCACCTTTCTTGTCGGGATAGGCTCCCTGGGTCGTCACTATGCCCGCCCCGCCCTTCGCCTGAGCCTCCATGTAGGAGACCTCACGGTCGCTCACGTAGCCGTCGCCATACGGGAAGTTCGTCTCCGTGGCCGCGTACTTTATCCTGTTCTTCACGGCCAGTTTGCCGATAGCACCCTGTTGAAAGATATGCGGATATCGTTCCATGTTCGCCATCCTGTCCTATTCAGAAGTGAAGGAACCTCGAATTGAGTAACACACCGCCAAAAACGAGTCAAGACGGAAAAAAAGAAGGTTCAAGGGTTCAAGGGAAAAACCGCGAAAGGGACTCGGCCGCCAACACAATTCGCACACCGGCCGAAGGCACCGGTGTTCTTATTGCCTTTCACCCTTGAACTTTTGAACTCTGGAACTCTTGACCCTTCCCTACCGGGTTACCGGTGAGATGTTCCATATGGTGCGGGCGTACTCGTGGATCGCGCGATCGCTCGAGAACTTGCCTGACCTTGCCACGTTAAGGATCGCCTTACGTGTCCACTCGTCCCTGTCGTTATATGCCCGGGCCACCTCCTCCTGGCACGCCACGTAGAGGGAATAGTCGGCCAGGACACAATAACGGTCGCCGTCCATAAGGGCCTGCACGATGGGTTGGAACAGGGCCGGCTCTTCAGGGGAGAAAAATCCTGATTGAAGCTGATGCATCACCTGGGCGAGTTCCTTGTTCTCCTCGATGTATCTTTTCGGGTCGTACTGTTTTCTCAACTCGAAGATCTCCTCGGCCCGGTGCCCGAAGAGGAAGAAGTTCTCCTCTCCCACTTCCTCCCGTATCTCTATGTTCGCGCCGTCGTATGTGCCTATCGTAAGCGCACCGTTAAGGGCGAATTTCATGTTCCCCGTACCCGACGCCTCGTAGCCGGCCGTCGATATCTGCTCCGACAGGTCCGCCGCCGGTATGGTGACCTCAGCGATGGTAACACCGTAGTTCGGAACGAAGACCACCTGGAGCTTGTCCTTCACCAGCGGATGGGCTGCGACTATCTCGGAAACGTTGTGTATGAGCTTGATGATGAGCTTGCACATGAGGTACCCGGGTGCCGACTTGCCCGAGAAAAGGACAACCCGGGGCACAAAACCCTCCGGCACCCGTCCTTCCTTGAGACGGTTATAGAGGGTGATGACGTGAAAGACGTTGAGGAGCTGCCTTTTGTATTCGTGAAATCTCTTTACCTGGCAATCGAGGAGAAGATCCGTTTCAAGGGTGAAGTTGAAGACCCTTTCCATCGCCCCGCAGAGGCGAAGCTTGTTCTCTTTCTTGACCGCGTTGAAACGGTCCCTGAAAGCGGCGTCCTCCGCCATGGGCTCGATCTTCTTCAACTCCTCGAGGTCCTGCGTCCACCCGTCGCCAATGGCTTCAGTGATAAGCGAGGTAAGACCGGGGTTCGCGGACAGGAGCCACCGCCTGTGGGTAATGCCGTTCGTCACGTTCCGGAACTTCTCGGGGTACATGAGGTAGAAATCGTTGAACACGTGGCTCTTCAGGAGCTCGCTGTGCAGACGGGACACCCCGTTCACCGCGTGGCTTCCCACGATGGCAAGCCGGGCCATGTTGACCACCTTCCCTCCATCTCCCGTGACGATCCCCATCTGGTAGGCCTTGTCGAACTCCTCGGGAAAGCGCCGGGCCACCTGGATATGGAACTTCCTGTCCATCTCCTGAATGATCTGGAGGTGGCGGGGAAGCAGGTGCCCGATAAGGTCCTCCGACCACGTTTCGAGCGCCTCGGGAAGGATGGTGTGGTTCGTGTAGGCAAAGGTCTCCCGCGTCAGCTTGCTCGCGATATCCCAGGTGAGCCCGTGATCGTCGATGAGTATCCTCATCATCTCGGGGATCGCGATCGAGGGATGGGTATCGTTGAGCTGGATCGCGACCTTGCTCGGCAGCATGTTCAGATTGCTGTACGCCTTCCCGAACCGTCTCATGATGTCGGCAAGGGTGGCCGCCACGAAAAAGTACTGCTGTTTGAGTCTCAGTTCCTTGCCGGCCAGCGACAGGTCGTTGGGGTAAAGGACCTTCGAGATGTTCTCGCTGTTGTTCTTGTTCTCCACGGCCCTGACATAATCACCGCTATTGAAATAGTCGAAATCGAAATCACGCGTCGACTTCGCCGCCCAGAGGCGCAGGGTATTCACCGTGTTCGTCCGAAAGCCGGGCACGGGATAATCGTAGGCCATGGCGAGGATCTCGCTCGTGTCGACCCATTCCGTCCTCGCGGAATGCGTCTCCACCCTCCCGTAGAACCGGACAGGATATATGAGCTCAGGTCGCGGGAACTCCCAGGGGTTGCCATAACGCAACCAGTTGTCCGGCGCTTCCGCTTGATACCCGTCAACGATCCTCTGTGTGAAGATACCATACTCGTACCTGATCCCGTAGCCATAGGCCGGGTAGTTGAGCGTGGCCATGGAATCCATGAAACAGGCCGCCAGCCTCCCGAGCCCGCCATTGCCGAGCCCGGCATCCCACTCGTACTCCAGGGTATCCTCCAGCCTGGTGGCCAATACGTCCATGGCCTCGCGGTATTCGTCGAGAAGGTCGATGTTGATGAGGTAGTTCTTGAGAAGCCTCCCCATGAGGAACTCCAGGGAAAGGTAATAGAGGCGCTTGGCGTCATGCTTGTAATAGCTCTGCTGGCATTCGATCCAGTTCTTGACTATCCGGGCCCTCACGGAAAGGGCCGTTGCCGTGTACTTGTCCCTTTGGGTCGCCGAATACATGTCTTTCGACAGGGAATAGGTGAGCTGGTTCGTCAGGATCCTGCGGAAATCATCCACGCCCCGGCCGTCTGGCTTTTTCACGGCAGCCCCATCAGAGGTTTCATTCATATGGCATCTCCTTGAATAATACCGGAACCCAGGCTCCGGTACCTATACTTATCGATATTTACTATGGGTTCTTTAGCTGCGATATTCTGAAAGGGCCGTGATCGCCCACGGCGGAAGGTCACTCCCCTGACGGTACCGGGCCCCAGGACACTGTCGTCAGCGTTGCCCGGGGCAACCATCCTAACGGTCCAGCATCGATGCCGGCTCGAAAACCTCGCCGAGAGGCCTCACAAAGGTATAGTTCGTGGTCTCGCCCAGCATGGCGTCCCCGACCTCCCTCGTGTTGTTGGCTATTATGGAAAAAGGCAGGGCCGCAATGGTTGCCGCGAAACCGACTCCCATGCTGGCAATACCGATAGGTCTCAAGAGCACGAGGTCGAAGAACATGGCCTCCCCCTTGCCCGTCCCCCTCCAGGAACGCTCCTCGGTATCATCCCCGGCAAAGGCGGGAAGAACGAAAAGACCACAGGAAAAGGCAGCGACCAGAATAAATATTGCAACTTTTTTCATATGTTACCCCCTTTTCTTAAGACCTTTTGTTTTTATAGCACAGCATTTAGCCGTTTTCAATAATTTTTTTGTATACATATCTAAAGCGGCTTGAATCGCTCGCGGAAGATGTCGCACGTCGCATGTTTCATGCTGTAAGCCAAAAACCCGAAAAGGGCCCGCTCAGGATACCCGCTGTTTTGTCTTATACCGGAAACCTGAAACTGCCTCTATTCTTTTGCCTGTGACCTGCGACCTGAGACCTGAGACTTGTTTCACAGAAATGCCCCCGGCATGACTCGAACATGCGGCACATGGATTAGGAATCCATTGCTCTATCCACCTGAGCTACGGGGGCAAGGTCATTGATTATAAACGCTTCGTGCTTCCTTTTCAACAGAAACCGTCGTCCGGGGCCTCAAGACGCCGGCAAATGGTTAACCCGAGCCGCTCCTGCCGTTGACTTGACCGTAAAATTTTGATATATTTGAACTTCCAAAGAGGCATGTACGCCTTTCAGCCGTTTTCGGTCATTCGATGATGCATGCTTCGTACTCAAGATTGGAGAACCCTTTGGCCACATGAACATAAACCCCACATCACTCAGGTTCCCC encodes the following:
- a CDS encoding chemotaxis protein CheV, with product MAQGTSNILLETGTNEVEILELYIDEEGYRGYYGVNVAKVIEIIPVPKNKINPPDSKKGMVSGLFNHRNKVVVLIDLAVWLGKTRVETKPCNVLITEFNNVVTAFMVSGVTRIHRVTWQDIKPLDGYMENVSDAVTGVIELENNLVFLLDLEKAIAELNPELALKAPSANTEAEMDFSLDRPIKVLHADDSNVIRHNVRARLEEHGHFTVHSVGNGEEAWNHLVSLRDKALAKGVPVTELVDVVLTDIEMPGMDGYHLCKRIKESAEFKDIPVILFSSLITDKLIHKGQSVGADGQFSKPDLSLLSFMKELVEKRQKAA
- a CDS encoding 4Fe-4S binding protein; translated protein: MMIPVVDKETCTGCATCWEVCPPGAILFREGKAIIDEDLCEECGFCAAECPVKAIDIPFPRKEQ
- a CDS encoding FAD-dependent oxidoreductase, which gives rise to MERYPHIFQQGAIGKLAVKNRIKYAATETNFPYGDGYVSDREVSYMEAQAKGGAGIVTTQGAYPDKKGEGKGFKGMMSINDDRYIPGLTRIADVIRANGALSSIQILHCGREGGIELDYCLMPSVVPQKLSYFKPPREITKEEIRQAVKDHVAAARRARQAGFDMIELSGIVGYLISTFLSRYTNKRTDEYGGDLKARCRLMVEVIEGVKAEVGDMPVGIRLCGHELLDDRGGNTFEESVESFRIAEDAGADYLSVTVGWHESSQSVITRDVPMGHWLYIAEAVKKAVDVPVMMAFRQFLPHIPEKAIAGGQIDFVEMCRPMIADPEFPNKVREGREGEIVPCIACNVCFSRLYYHQPIMCSVRPSLGHEGEDAWGYYGFMPAERRKKVVVVGGGPAGLQCAEVAARKGHEVTLFEKSDGLGGNILIASRVDAGAAELLRPIATLEQLCRKAGVSIRPGVNCDPAMVGRQAPDVLVVASGPSMKGVSKGVLTPHNVMAAGEKVGPRVVIMGAGGVGLGVAVYLLRSGEYEITVIDETGKAGRDVNPFYFWQYMALMRKRKVSFMMRTVVNSVEDGRVRVTGPSGEGVVEADSVITSLMAPEEGVWKDTAGSLAKEVYFIGDAKKPRRLLNAIRDGYRLGMVL
- a CDS encoding glycogen/starch/alpha-glucan phosphorylase; amino-acid sequence: MNETSDGAAVKKPDGRGVDDFRRILTNQLTYSLSKDMYSATQRDKYTATALSVRARIVKNWIECQQSYYKHDAKRLYYLSLEFLMGRLLKNYLINIDLLDEYREAMDVLATRLEDTLEYEWDAGLGNGGLGRLAACFMDSMATLNYPAYGYGIRYEYGIFTQRIVDGYQAEAPDNWLRYGNPWEFPRPELIYPVRFYGRVETHSARTEWVDTSEILAMAYDYPVPGFRTNTVNTLRLWAAKSTRDFDFDYFNSGDYVRAVENKNNSENISKVLYPNDLSLAGKELRLKQQYFFVAATLADIMRRFGKAYSNLNMLPSKVAIQLNDTHPSIAIPEMMRILIDDHGLTWDIASKLTRETFAYTNHTILPEALETWSEDLIGHLLPRHLQIIQEMDRKFHIQVARRFPEEFDKAYQMGIVTGDGGKVVNMARLAIVGSHAVNGVSRLHSELLKSHVFNDFYLMYPEKFRNVTNGITHRRWLLSANPGLTSLITEAIGDGWTQDLEELKKIEPMAEDAAFRDRFNAVKKENKLRLCGAMERVFNFTLETDLLLDCQVKRFHEYKRQLLNVFHVITLYNRLKEGRVPEGFVPRVVLFSGKSAPGYLMCKLIIKLIHNVSEIVAAHPLVKDKLQVVFVPNYGVTIAEVTIPAADLSEQISTAGYEASGTGNMKFALNGALTIGTYDGANIEIREEVGEENFFLFGHRAEEIFELRKQYDPKRYIEENKELAQVMHQLQSGFFSPEEPALFQPIVQALMDGDRYCVLADYSLYVACQEEVARAYNDRDEWTRKAILNVARSGKFSSDRAIHEYARTIWNISPVTR